A single window of Ferrimonas balearica DSM 9799 DNA harbors:
- the ccoG gene encoding cytochrome c oxidase accessory protein CcoG: MDQQSNPSPRERGQPIKVQPAKSAAARGNPRNRIYVRKTDGVWSQLRRRMGWVMMGLFLLLPWLPWGDRQAVLFDLAQRKFYVFGLTIWPQDLILLALLFMIAAFALFFFTTFLGRVWCGYMCPQSVWTFIFIWFEEKIEGPRNKRIKLDQAPWDWNKLWRKSAKHGAWLGIALITALTFLSYFYPSRSLYLDFFTGQAPAAIYFWTLFFTFCTYGNAGWMREIMCLHMCPYARFQSAMFDTDTFIVGYDSKRGEERGPRGRKQDPKALGLGDCIDCSLCVQVCPTGIDIRNGLQYECINCGACIDTCDDVMAKMGYKKGLISYTTERQLEGGQSKVARPKLLGYGAVLTVMVVGFIYTLLTLAPVQIDVLRDRNQLFRETRDGLVENVYTLRLLNKTEQPQQFELAVSGLPEYRWDGKQSVTVAAGEVFTLPISIAVDPFYLKQPMTHIVFELKSEDGTLSTETESRFISSM, translated from the coding sequence ATGGATCAGCAGTCCAACCCGTCCCCCCGTGAGCGAGGACAACCCATAAAAGTGCAGCCGGCCAAAAGCGCCGCCGCACGAGGTAATCCCAGAAACCGCATCTATGTGCGCAAGACCGACGGCGTGTGGTCACAGCTGCGACGACGGATGGGCTGGGTAATGATGGGGCTGTTTCTGTTGCTGCCCTGGTTGCCCTGGGGTGACCGACAGGCGGTGCTGTTTGATCTGGCCCAGCGTAAATTTTATGTGTTCGGCCTGACGATCTGGCCACAGGACCTTATCCTGCTGGCGCTGCTCTTTATGATTGCGGCGTTCGCCCTGTTCTTCTTTACCACCTTCCTTGGCAGGGTCTGGTGCGGGTATATGTGCCCGCAGTCGGTGTGGACCTTCATCTTCATCTGGTTTGAAGAGAAGATTGAGGGACCGCGCAATAAGCGCATTAAACTGGATCAAGCCCCCTGGGACTGGAACAAGTTGTGGCGCAAGAGTGCCAAGCATGGCGCCTGGCTGGGCATCGCCCTGATCACCGCCCTCACCTTTCTCTCCTACTTTTACCCCAGTCGTTCCCTGTATCTGGACTTCTTTACCGGACAGGCACCGGCGGCCATCTACTTCTGGACCCTGTTCTTTACCTTCTGCACCTACGGCAACGCGGGCTGGATGCGAGAGATCATGTGTCTGCACATGTGCCCCTATGCCCGGTTCCAGTCGGCGATGTTTGATACCGACACCTTTATCGTCGGTTACGACAGCAAGCGGGGTGAAGAGCGTGGTCCCCGTGGCCGTAAACAGGATCCTAAAGCCCTGGGGCTGGGTGACTGCATCGATTGCAGCCTCTGTGTTCAGGTGTGCCCGACCGGCATCGATATTCGTAATGGCCTGCAGTATGAATGCATCAACTGCGGTGCCTGCATCGATACCTGCGACGATGTCATGGCTAAGATGGGCTACAAGAAGGGCTTGATCAGCTACACCACCGAGCGCCAACTGGAGGGGGGGCAGTCCAAGGTCGCCCGACCCAAGCTGCTGGGTTATGGCGCGGTGCTCACCGTTATGGTGGTCGGCTTTATCTATACCCTGCTCACTCTGGCACCGGTGCAGATCGATGTGCTGCGGGATCGCAACCAACTTTTCCGGGAAACCCGTGACGGACTGGTCGAGAACGTCTATACCCTGCGCCTGCTGAACAAGACTGAACAACCGCAGCAGTTTGAACTGGCGGTCAGTGGCCTGCCGGAATACCGTTGGGATGGAAAGCAATCGGTGACTGTCGCTGCCGGTGAGGTATTTACTCTGCCGATCAGCATTGCGGTGGATCCGTTCTACCTGAAACAGCCGATGACCCACATCGTATTTGAGCTGAAAAGCGAAGACGGTACCCTGAGCACCGAAACGGAATCGCGGTTTATAAGCAGTATGTAG
- the glmS gene encoding glutamine--fructose-6-phosphate transaminase (isomerizing) — MCGIVGAVAQRDVAEILVEGLKRLEYRGYDSAGVAVLNSEGEMGRLRRLGKVQELATALEQTPLAGGTGIAHTRWATHGEPSERNAHPHVSSDDIAVVHNGIIENHVALRTMLQGLGYVFSSDTDTEVIAHLVHHERKSHDSLLAAVQATVKQLEGAYGTVVMDCRDPERLVVARSGSPLVVGYGLGEHFIASDQLALLPVTRRFAFLEEGDVAEITRRDVTIYDLNGERVEREINESEVSHDAGDKGPYRHYMMKEIYEQPTALQRTLEGRLANGKVALDAFGDNAAELLAQVKHVQIIACGTSYHAGMVARYWLEQHAGVSCNVEIASEFRYRKSHVFPNSLLVTISQSGETADTLAALRLAKEMGYMASLTICNVPGSSLVRESDMAYMMKAGAEIGVASTKAFTVQLAALLMLTGAIGVHNGMTEQTIGELVSALQALPSKVEQALSLNDAIEALAEDFADKHHALFLGRGDQYPIAMEGALKLKEISYIHAEAYASGELKHGPLALIDADMPVIVVAPNNELLEKLKSNVEEVRARGGLMYVFADVDAHFASDDTMKVIPVPHCNEFIAPIIYTLPLQLLSYYVALIKGTDVDQPRNLAKSVTVE; from the coding sequence ATGTGTGGGATTGTTGGCGCCGTAGCGCAACGTGATGTGGCGGAGATCCTGGTTGAGGGCCTCAAGCGTCTGGAATACCGGGGTTATGACTCTGCCGGTGTGGCGGTACTCAACAGCGAAGGTGAAATGGGTCGTCTGCGTCGTCTGGGTAAGGTGCAGGAACTGGCCACCGCGCTGGAGCAGACGCCGCTGGCGGGCGGTACCGGTATTGCCCACACCCGCTGGGCGACTCACGGTGAACCCTCTGAGCGCAACGCGCACCCTCACGTCTCCAGTGACGACATCGCCGTGGTGCACAACGGCATCATCGAAAACCACGTGGCTCTGCGCACCATGCTGCAAGGCCTGGGTTACGTGTTCAGCTCTGACACTGACACCGAAGTGATCGCGCATTTGGTTCACCATGAGCGCAAAAGTCATGACTCCCTGCTGGCGGCGGTTCAGGCTACCGTTAAGCAACTGGAAGGCGCCTACGGCACCGTCGTGATGGATTGCCGTGACCCAGAGCGCCTGGTTGTTGCCCGTTCCGGCAGCCCGTTGGTGGTGGGTTACGGCCTGGGTGAGCACTTTATCGCGTCTGACCAGCTGGCCCTGTTGCCGGTGACCCGCCGCTTTGCCTTCCTCGAAGAGGGAGACGTGGCCGAGATCACCCGTCGTGATGTCACCATTTACGACCTCAACGGCGAGCGCGTGGAACGCGAAATCAACGAGTCCGAAGTCAGCCACGATGCCGGCGACAAAGGCCCGTACCGTCACTACATGATGAAAGAGATCTACGAGCAGCCGACGGCGCTGCAGCGTACTCTGGAGGGGCGCCTGGCCAACGGTAAAGTGGCCCTCGACGCCTTTGGTGACAACGCCGCTGAGCTGCTGGCCCAGGTAAAGCATGTACAGATCATCGCCTGTGGTACCAGCTACCACGCTGGTATGGTCGCCCGCTACTGGCTGGAGCAGCACGCCGGTGTCTCCTGTAATGTCGAGATCGCGTCTGAGTTCCGCTACCGCAAATCCCACGTGTTCCCGAACAGCCTGCTGGTGACCATCTCCCAGTCCGGTGAAACCGCGGACACCCTGGCCGCCCTGCGCCTGGCCAAGGAGATGGGTTACATGGCCAGCCTGACCATCTGTAACGTACCGGGCTCCTCCCTGGTGCGTGAGTCCGATATGGCCTACATGATGAAAGCCGGTGCCGAGATTGGTGTGGCCTCCACCAAGGCCTTCACCGTGCAGCTGGCGGCGCTGCTGATGCTGACCGGTGCCATCGGCGTTCACAACGGCATGACTGAGCAGACCATCGGTGAGCTGGTTTCTGCCCTGCAGGCCCTGCCGAGCAAAGTGGAGCAGGCACTGAGCCTGAACGATGCCATCGAAGCGCTGGCGGAAGATTTTGCCGACAAGCACCACGCCCTGTTCCTGGGCCGTGGCGACCAGTACCCCATTGCCATGGAAGGGGCGCTGAAGCTGAAAGAGATCTCCTACATCCACGCCGAAGCCTACGCCTCCGGTGAACTGAAGCACGGTCCTCTGGCCCTTATCGACGCCGACATGCCGGTGATCGTCGTTGCGCCGAACAACGAGTTGCTGGAGAAGCTGAAGTCCAACGTGGAAGAGGTGCGCGCCCGTGGCGGCCTGATGTACGTGTTTGCCGACGTGGATGCCCATTTCGCCAGCGATGACACCATGAAGGTGATCCCGGTGCCGCACTGCAACGAGTTTATCGCACCGATCATCTACACCCTGCCGCTGCAGCTGCTCTCCTACTACGTGGCGCTGATCAAGGGCACCGACGTGGACCAGCCGCGTAACCTGGCCAAGTCCGTGACCGTGGAGTGA
- a CDS encoding DeoR/GlpR family DNA-binding transcription regulator: MSKRNTQQRRHRIMAMLGEQGEVSVDQLARELGTSEVTIRKDLATLEASGLLLRRYGGAIAMPSEILQDDPSHSPSRYKAAIGRAAAAQIRDHQRIVIDSGRTTAALIGELGEKRGLVVMTNSLNSANALRELENEPTLLMTGGTWDPHSESFQGQVAEQVLRAYDFDQLFIGADGIDIARGTTTFNELIGLSRVMAEVAREVNVMVESDKIGRRIPNLELPWDKVTRLITDERLDNASRQQIELHGVQVICARAED; encoded by the coding sequence ATGTCGAAACGGAACACCCAACAGCGCCGCCACCGCATCATGGCCATGCTCGGTGAGCAGGGCGAAGTCAGTGTGGATCAGCTGGCACGGGAGCTGGGCACCTCTGAGGTGACCATCCGCAAAGATCTGGCCACCCTGGAAGCCAGTGGTCTGCTGCTGCGCCGTTACGGTGGGGCCATCGCCATGCCCTCGGAGATCCTGCAGGACGACCCCAGTCACAGCCCCTCCCGCTACAAAGCGGCGATTGGCCGGGCCGCGGCCGCCCAGATCCGCGACCACCAACGGATCGTCATCGACAGTGGCCGCACCACCGCAGCCCTGATTGGCGAGTTGGGGGAAAAGCGCGGACTGGTGGTGATGACCAACTCTCTGAACAGCGCAAACGCCCTTCGGGAGTTGGAGAATGAGCCTACGCTTTTGATGACCGGAGGCACCTGGGATCCCCATTCGGAGTCGTTTCAGGGTCAGGTGGCCGAGCAGGTGTTGCGGGCGTACGACTTTGACCAGCTTTTTATCGGTGCCGATGGCATCGACATTGCTCGTGGTACCACCACTTTTAATGAATTGATCGGCCTGTCCCGGGTCATGGCTGAGGTTGCCCGAGAGGTCAACGTGATGGTTGAGTCGGACAAAATCGGCCGACGCATCCCCAACCTGGAGCTGCCCTGGGACAAGGTCACCCGGTTGATCACCGATGAGCGACTCGATAACGCGTCGCGACAACAGATTGAATTACACGGGGTGCAGGTGATCTGCGCCCGTGCTGAAGATTAG
- the glmU gene encoding bifunctional UDP-N-acetylglucosamine diphosphorylase/glucosamine-1-phosphate N-acetyltransferase GlmU, with amino-acid sequence MKLEVVILAAGMGTRMKSKLPKVLHPVAGKPMVQHAIDAAAPLNPHRTHLVYGHGADQLKAALGHNTVEWALQAEQLGTGHAVNMADWDDDSTVLVLYGDVPLIQTQTLERLLAVQPDNGIGLLTVSLDNPTGYGRIVREGGVVKAIVEQKDANPEQLAITEVNTGILVAPGKALKRWLANLSNNNAQGEYYLTDVIAMAAAEGGVETAHPDSAIEVEGANNRLQLAALERAYQARAAEQLMLSGVTLIDPARFDLRGTLTNGSDITIDVNVVIEGDVTIEDDVVIGAGCLLKDCHIGKGSVIKPYTIVEGATVGEVCTAGPFARLRPGAELVHDSHIGNFVEMKKARLGKGSKANHLAYIGDAEVGDKVNIGAGTITCNYDGANKHLTVIEDEVFVGSDSQLVAPVRIAKGATIAAGSTITKNVGEGELVLTRTKQKHIAGWQRPQKQR; translated from the coding sequence ATGAAGTTGGAAGTCGTCATCCTGGCCGCAGGGATGGGTACTCGGATGAAGTCCAAACTGCCCAAAGTGCTCCACCCGGTCGCGGGTAAGCCGATGGTGCAACACGCCATCGATGCCGCCGCCCCCCTGAATCCTCACCGCACTCACCTGGTGTATGGCCATGGCGCCGACCAGCTCAAAGCTGCGCTGGGACACAATACGGTGGAATGGGCGCTGCAGGCGGAGCAGCTGGGCACCGGTCATGCCGTTAACATGGCTGACTGGGATGACGACAGCACGGTACTGGTGCTCTACGGTGATGTGCCGCTGATCCAGACTCAGACTCTGGAGCGCCTGCTGGCGGTGCAGCCGGATAATGGCATCGGCTTGCTGACGGTGAGCCTGGATAACCCCACCGGTTACGGCCGTATCGTGCGCGAGGGTGGCGTGGTCAAGGCCATTGTCGAGCAGAAGGATGCGAATCCGGAGCAGTTGGCCATCACCGAAGTGAACACCGGCATTCTGGTGGCCCCGGGTAAGGCACTGAAGCGCTGGCTGGCCAACCTGTCCAACAACAATGCTCAGGGGGAATACTACCTGACCGACGTGATCGCCATGGCGGCGGCCGAAGGTGGCGTGGAAACCGCTCATCCGGACAGCGCCATTGAGGTGGAAGGTGCCAACAACCGTCTGCAACTTGCAGCACTGGAGCGGGCTTACCAGGCGCGTGCGGCAGAGCAGCTGATGCTGTCCGGCGTAACCCTTATCGACCCGGCCCGCTTTGATCTGCGCGGTACGCTGACCAACGGTTCCGACATCACCATCGACGTCAATGTGGTGATCGAAGGCGATGTCACCATTGAGGACGACGTGGTGATCGGCGCTGGCTGTCTGCTCAAGGATTGCCATATCGGCAAGGGCAGCGTCATCAAGCCATACACCATTGTGGAAGGCGCCACTGTGGGTGAAGTCTGCACCGCCGGACCGTTTGCCCGACTGCGCCCCGGCGCAGAGCTGGTTCACGACAGCCACATCGGCAACTTTGTCGAGATGAAGAAGGCACGTCTGGGCAAAGGTTCCAAGGCCAACCACCTGGCCTACATCGGCGACGCCGAAGTGGGTGATAAGGTGAACATTGGCGCGGGCACCATCACCTGCAACTACGACGGTGCCAACAAGCACCTGACCGTGATTGAGGATGAGGTGTTCGTCGGCTCCGACAGCCAGTTGGTCGCGCCGGTGCGCATCGCCAAGGGGGCTACCATTGCCGCTGGCTCCACCATCACCAAGAACGTGGGTGAAGGGGAACTGGTACTGACCCGCACCAAGCAGAAGCACATTGCAGGCTGGCAGCGTCCCCAAAAGCAGCGCTGA
- a CDS encoding DMT family transporter: MPVLSTVTRAHFGLLLYALLITTSFPLAHYLGSQYPPLLTTWLRFLLASLGFVLVLGWRRQLVWPGWPAVLRYGLISLPLTGFFLLMFVAGESATALAMGSLATLVPLFSAALAWLVWRTPVPLVRWLALLLGAIGALWVLTQGEWQRLGQGGWPIGNTLFLAACLLMSSYPLLLKQLHRGEPMLQVTSWSLFTGTALLTLAMLVTGSQWIWPTSVQWSAIAWLATGSTMLTFFLFQSAALVVGASSAHAYSLLTPALVVLLNSLLLQTWPGWQPLPGILLTVLALFWLLFQDRQA, translated from the coding sequence ATGCCGGTGCTCTCCACCGTCACCCGCGCGCATTTCGGCCTGCTGCTCTATGCGCTGCTGATCACCACGTCTTTCCCGCTGGCTCACTACCTGGGTAGCCAGTATCCGCCGTTGCTGACCACCTGGCTGCGATTCCTGTTGGCCAGTCTCGGCTTTGTGCTGGTGCTCGGCTGGCGACGCCAGCTTGTCTGGCCCGGCTGGCCCGCGGTACTCCGCTACGGCCTTATCAGCCTGCCACTGACCGGATTCTTCCTGCTGATGTTTGTCGCGGGGGAGAGTGCCACAGCCCTGGCCATGGGCAGCTTGGCGACTCTGGTTCCCCTGTTCAGTGCCGCGCTGGCCTGGCTGGTCTGGCGTACTCCGGTTCCGTTAGTACGTTGGCTGGCACTGCTGCTGGGCGCGATCGGAGCGTTGTGGGTATTAACACAAGGGGAGTGGCAACGGTTAGGGCAGGGTGGCTGGCCCATTGGCAATACGCTGTTTCTGGCCGCGTGCCTGTTGATGAGCAGTTATCCGCTGCTGTTGAAGCAGCTGCACCGGGGAGAGCCGATGCTGCAGGTCACCAGTTGGTCGCTGTTTACCGGCACCGCCCTGCTGACGCTGGCGATGCTGGTTACTGGCAGCCAATGGATTTGGCCGACAAGCGTGCAATGGAGTGCCATCGCTTGGCTGGCCACCGGCTCCACCATGCTGACCTTCTTTCTGTTCCAGTCCGCCGCTCTGGTGGTGGGCGCCAGCAGTGCGCACGCCTACAGCTTGCTGACCCCGGCGCTGGTGGTGCTGCTCAATAGCCTACTGCTGCAGACCTGGCCGGGTTGGCAGCCATTGCCGGGCATCCTGCTGACGGTATTGGCGCTGTTCTGGTTGCTGTTTCAGGATCGACAGGCATAA
- a CDS encoding F0F1 ATP synthase subunit epsilon translates to MAMTVHLDVVSAEKRLFSGLVETLQVTGTEGELGILPGHVPLLTAIKPGMVRIVKQHGEVEVIYLSGGILEVQPDCVTVLADVAVRAEDIDVEAAREAKRNAEERIANAGVDFDYDTAQIELAKALAQLRVVETIRKSLGK, encoded by the coding sequence ATGGCAATGACTGTTCACTTGGATGTCGTCAGCGCAGAAAAGCGCCTCTTCTCTGGCCTTGTAGAAACCCTGCAAGTGACCGGTACCGAGGGTGAGCTGGGGATCCTGCCCGGTCACGTCCCGCTGCTGACTGCCATCAAGCCCGGTATGGTTCGTATCGTTAAGCAACACGGCGAAGTTGAGGTGATCTACCTGTCTGGTGGCATCCTCGAAGTTCAGCCGGATTGCGTGACCGTATTGGCTGATGTAGCCGTACGGGCGGAAGACATCGACGTAGAAGCGGCCCGCGAAGCTAAGCGCAACGCGGAAGAGCGCATCGCCAACGCCGGTGTGGACTTTGATTACGACACGGCCCAGATTGAGCTGGCGAAAGCTCTGGCTCAGCTGCGTGTGGTTGAAACCATCCGTAAGAGCCTGGGTAAGTAA
- the atpD gene encoding F0F1 ATP synthase subunit beta, producing MSTGTVVQVIGAVVDVEFPQDAVPQVYDALTVSNDGASLVLEVQQQLGGGVVRTIAMGASEGLRRGLKATNTGNTIQVPVGTATLGRIMNVLGEPIDEAGDIGEEERWSIHREAPSYEDQSSATELLETGVKVIDLVCPFAKGGKVGLFGGAGVGKTVNMMELIRNIAIEHSGYSVFAGVGERTREGNDFYHEMKESNVLDKVSLVYGQMNEPPGNRLRVALTGLTMAEKFRDEGRDVLLFVDNIYRYTLAGTEVSALLGRMPSAVGYQPTLAEEMGVLQERIASTKTGSITSVQAVYVPADDLTDPSPATTFAHLDATVVLSRDIAARGIYPAIDPLDSTSRQLDPLVIGQEHYDVARGVQSVLQRYKELKDIIAILGMDELSEEDKQTVARARKIERFLSQPFFVAEVFTGAPGKYVPLKETIRGFKGILEGEFDHLPEQAFYMVGSIDEAIEKGKNV from the coding sequence ATGAGCACAGGTACTGTTGTTCAGGTGATCGGTGCGGTAGTCGACGTGGAATTTCCGCAAGACGCCGTACCTCAGGTCTATGACGCCCTGACCGTATCCAATGATGGTGCCAGCCTGGTGCTGGAAGTTCAGCAGCAGCTGGGCGGCGGCGTAGTCCGTACCATCGCAATGGGTGCGTCAGAGGGTCTGCGTCGCGGCCTGAAAGCAACCAACACCGGTAACACCATCCAGGTGCCGGTGGGCACTGCGACCCTGGGTCGCATCATGAACGTACTGGGTGAGCCTATCGACGAAGCCGGTGATATCGGCGAAGAAGAGCGTTGGTCTATCCACCGCGAGGCTCCGAGCTACGAAGACCAATCCAGCGCCACCGAGCTGCTGGAAACCGGCGTAAAGGTAATCGACCTGGTTTGTCCGTTCGCTAAGGGCGGTAAAGTAGGTCTGTTCGGCGGCGCGGGTGTGGGTAAGACCGTTAACATGATGGAGCTTATCCGTAACATCGCCATCGAGCACTCCGGTTACTCCGTATTTGCCGGTGTGGGCGAGCGGACCCGTGAAGGTAACGACTTCTACCACGAGATGAAAGAGTCCAACGTACTGGACAAAGTATCTCTGGTATACGGCCAGATGAACGAGCCGCCGGGTAACCGTCTGCGCGTAGCACTGACCGGTCTGACCATGGCTGAGAAGTTCCGTGACGAAGGTCGTGACGTACTGTTGTTCGTTGACAACATCTACCGTTACACCCTGGCCGGTACTGAAGTATCCGCACTGCTGGGCCGTATGCCTTCTGCAGTAGGTTACCAGCCGACTCTGGCGGAAGAGATGGGCGTTCTGCAGGAGCGTATTGCTTCTACCAAGACCGGCTCCATCACCTCCGTACAGGCCGTTTACGTACCTGCGGATGACTTGACTGACCCGTCTCCGGCTACCACCTTCGCTCACTTGGATGCGACCGTGGTACTGAGCCGTGATATCGCTGCCCGCGGTATCTACCCGGCGATCGACCCGCTGGACTCCACCTCTCGTCAGCTGGATCCGCTGGTTATCGGTCAGGAGCACTATGATGTGGCTCGTGGCGTGCAGTCTGTACTGCAGCGCTACAAAGAGCTGAAAGACATCATTGCCATCCTGGGTATGGACGAACTGTCCGAAGAGGACAAGCAGACCGTAGCCCGCGCCCGTAAGATTGAGCGTTTCCTGTCTCAGCCCTTCTTCGTAGCAGAAGTATTTACCGGTGCCCCTGGTAAGTACGTTCCGCTGAAAGAAACCATCCGTGGCTTTAAAGGGATTCTGGAAGGTGAATTCGATCACCTGCCGGAGCAGGCCTTCTACATGGTGGGTTCTATCGACGAAGCCATCGAGAAAGGCAAGAACGTTTAA
- the atpG gene encoding F0F1 ATP synthase subunit gamma yields the protein MSGAKEIRTKIASVKNTQKITSAMEMVAASKMRRAQERMNSSRPYAESMRKVIGHIAQGSLEYKHPYLEEREVKNVGYIVVSTDRGLCGGLNVNLFKQVLKSAKDWEAQGARVQFAAVGSKGAQFFQTFGGNVVAQVSGLGDEPGLTDLIGSVKVMLDAFDEGKLDRLYLVYNQFVNTMKQDPVIDQLLPLPKMDASEKPHAWDYVYEPDEPKPMLDKLLVRYVESVVYQGVVENAASEQAARMVAMKAATDNAGNLIDDLQLVYNKARQAAITQELSEICAGAAAV from the coding sequence ATGTCCGGCGCTAAAGAGATCCGAACCAAGATCGCGAGTGTGAAAAACACTCAGAAGATCACTTCTGCGATGGAGATGGTGGCCGCATCCAAGATGCGTCGTGCGCAAGAGCGCATGAACTCCAGCCGTCCCTACGCAGAAAGCATGCGTAAGGTGATCGGTCACATCGCGCAAGGCTCTCTCGAGTACAAGCATCCTTACCTGGAAGAACGCGAAGTCAAGAACGTGGGCTACATCGTAGTTTCCACCGACCGTGGCCTTTGCGGTGGTCTGAACGTCAACCTGTTCAAGCAGGTACTGAAGTCAGCCAAAGACTGGGAAGCCCAAGGCGCTCGTGTGCAGTTCGCTGCCGTGGGTTCCAAAGGCGCCCAGTTCTTCCAAACCTTTGGCGGTAATGTGGTCGCTCAGGTGTCTGGTCTCGGTGATGAACCGGGCCTGACTGACCTGATCGGCTCCGTGAAAGTGATGCTGGATGCCTTCGATGAGGGCAAACTGGATCGTCTGTACCTGGTGTACAACCAATTTGTAAACACCATGAAGCAGGATCCGGTGATCGATCAACTGCTGCCGTTGCCCAAGATGGACGCGTCTGAAAAGCCCCACGCCTGGGACTACGTGTACGAGCCCGACGAGCCGAAACCGATGCTGGATAAGCTGTTGGTTCGCTACGTTGAGTCCGTCGTGTATCAAGGTGTGGTGGAAAACGCCGCGTCAGAACAGGCCGCCCGAATGGTTGCGATGAAAGCCGCAACCGACAACGCGGGTAACCTGATCGACGATCTGCAACTGGTATACAACAAGGCTCGTCAGGCTGCTATTACTCAGGAGCTTAGCGAGATTTGTGCCGGTGCCGCAGCGGTTTAA
- the atpA gene encoding F0F1 ATP synthase subunit alpha: MQLNSTEISELIKSRIEQFNVVSEARNEGTIVSVSDGIVRIHGLADVMQGEMIELPGNRFAIALNLERDSVGAVVMGPYADLAEGVKVKSTGRILEVPVGRGLLGRVVNTLGEAIDGKGPIDNDGFAPVEVIAPGVIDREGVSQPVQTGYKSVDAMIPIGRGQRELIIGDRQTGKTAMAIDAIINQRDSGIKCVYVAIGQKASTIANVVRKLEEHGALQNTIVVVASASEAAALQYLAPYSGCTMGEYFRDRGEDALIVYDDLSKQAVAYRQISLLLRRPPGREAFPGDVFYLHSRLLERASRVNAEYVERFTNGEVKGQTGSLTALPIIETQAGDVSAFVPTNVISITDGQIFLETNLFNAGLRPAVNPGISVSRVGGAAQTKIIKKLSGGIRTALAQYRELAAFAQFSSDLDDATRAQLEHGERVTELMKQKQYAPMSVADQAVVIFSAEKGFLKSIEVAKIGAFEAALLSYMNSEHAELMKLINDTGDYNGDIEGQMQAALDKFVATQTW, from the coding sequence ATGCAACTGAATTCCACTGAAATCAGCGAACTGATCAAGAGCCGTATTGAGCAGTTCAATGTTGTCAGCGAAGCTCGCAACGAAGGTACCATCGTTTCTGTAAGCGACGGTATTGTCCGCATCCACGGCCTGGCCGATGTGATGCAGGGCGAGATGATCGAGCTGCCTGGCAACCGTTTCGCCATCGCACTGAACCTGGAGCGTGACTCCGTAGGTGCGGTAGTAATGGGCCCGTACGCCGACCTGGCTGAGGGCGTTAAAGTTAAATCCACTGGCCGTATTCTGGAAGTTCCGGTAGGCCGTGGCCTGCTGGGCCGCGTGGTTAACACCCTGGGTGAAGCAATCGACGGCAAGGGCCCCATCGACAACGATGGTTTTGCTCCTGTTGAAGTGATTGCCCCGGGCGTAATTGACCGTGAAGGCGTATCCCAGCCGGTACAGACTGGTTATAAGTCTGTTGATGCCATGATTCCGATCGGTCGTGGTCAGCGTGAGCTGATCATTGGTGACCGTCAGACTGGTAAGACTGCGATGGCCATCGACGCCATCATCAACCAGCGTGATTCCGGCATTAAGTGTGTTTACGTAGCGATTGGCCAGAAGGCCTCCACCATCGCCAACGTAGTACGCAAGCTGGAAGAACACGGCGCTCTGCAGAACACCATCGTTGTGGTGGCCTCCGCTTCTGAAGCGGCTGCTCTGCAGTACCTGGCTCCGTACTCTGGTTGCACCATGGGTGAATACTTCCGTGACCGCGGTGAAGACGCGCTGATCGTATACGATGACCTGTCCAAGCAGGCCGTTGCTTACCGTCAGATCTCTCTGCTGCTGCGCCGTCCGCCGGGCCGTGAAGCGTTCCCGGGTGACGTATTCTACCTCCACTCCCGTCTGCTGGAGCGTGCTTCCCGTGTAAACGCGGAGTACGTTGAGCGTTTCACCAACGGTGAAGTGAAAGGCCAAACCGGTTCTCTGACCGCGCTGCCGATCATCGAAACCCAAGCTGGTGACGTATCTGCATTCGTACCGACCAACGTAATTTCTATTACCGACGGTCAGATCTTCCTGGAAACCAACCTGTTCAACGCCGGCCTGCGTCCTGCTGTGAACCCGGGTATCTCTGTATCCCGTGTAGGTGGTGCTGCCCAGACCAAGATCATCAAGAAGCTGTCCGGTGGTATCCGTACCGCACTGGCTCAGTACCGCGAACTGGCCGCATTTGCTCAGTTCTCCTCTGACTTGGATGACGCCACCCGTGCCCAGCTGGAGCATGGTGAGCGCGTTACCGAGCTGATGAAGCAGAAGCAGTACGCTCCGATGAGCGTTGCCGATCAAGCCGTGGTGATCTTCTCCGCTGAGAAGGGCTTCCTGAAGTCCATCGAAGTGGCCAAGATTGGTGCCTTTGAAGCCGCTCTGCTTTCCTACATGAACAGCGAACACGCTGAGCTGATGAAGCTGATCAACGACACCGGTGATTACAACGGTGATATCGAAGGTCAGATGCAGGCTGCTCTGGACAAGTTCGTTGCCACCCAAACCTGGTAA